TTGGGTGCTGCTAATACTACGACGGGTAACATCACTGCTAATGGTATTGGCCAAGGTGGCTGGGGAATAGTTGTCAATGGCCCTGTTCTCTCTACTAGTGGCAACATTTCCCTCAGAGGTACTAACTCTGGTTCCTTTGAGGGCATTCGTGTCAATCAACCCATTACCACCACTACTGGAACGATCGACCTCAATGGCACGAGCAGCGGCAGTGGAGTCTGGGTGGTGGATGCAGGACGGATTACTTCCTCCGGGGGGCAAATTAGCGTCACTGGCTCCAACACCAGCATTGGCGGACGGCATGGGGTAATTATTGACGCTACATCTAGTGGTGTTAACTCGAATGGTGGCAGTATTTTCCTATCGGGCACAAGTGTTGCTTCTAGCACAGATATCGCCCTAAATCAAACTGTATCAGCAGGTAGTGGCAATATTGTCCTCACAGGCGATCGCCTCGCCATCAGCAGACCACTGACTGGATTCGGGCTAGGAATTCAGCCTCGCACTAGTAGCCTGGATGTGGAAATTGGCAGCAACTCTACATTTCTCAGCAGTGCTAGCATAGCTGCAATTAACACCAGCAAGGTCAGAATTGGTGGCCTTGTTCCCTTTGGCACTGTCACCTTGCGAACTGATGCTAACTTTAGTGCCATCACAGAGATTGATAACGTTGATACACTGGTAGGCCCTAACCGTTTCACCCAATGGACACTTACCGGGCTTGGCAGTGGCGAGATCAGCGGCTTTCCCGCTCGGCTCAGTTTCACGAATGTAGGCAATATCGTCGGCGGAAGCTTAGGCGATCGTTTTGGGTTTCAGGATGGTGCTAGCGTGCCTGGGACGATTAACGGTGGGGCAGGGTTCGATATTCTTGACTACACCAATTACAATGCTCCCTTTAGCGTGAACCTGGCTTTAGGGCTTGCTACAGGCACTATCAGCATTATTAGTATTGAGGATTTCATCCCCAAAGGCAGTTCACCTACTGTACCAGGTGGCAACTCATCTGGCGGCAGTTCGTCCAACCCCCCTCCAAATCCTCCAGATGGTATTCCAGATTTTGTCGATGATTTCCAGGCCGATGAGTTGGATGATATTGAAGGCTTAGATAGTCTGCTTGATGATCTATTCGCGGATATTTCATTGGATGTAGACTTGGCCAATATTCAAGATTTACCCGCTACTGATCTGGATCTATTAGAGATTGACAGCGACTTTGCCGCAGACTTTGCTGACTATCTCAGTGCCTCTGCTAGTGACTTCGCGACTGATGTAGATGCGGCAGCAACCTTGCGGCGAGTGAACCAAGAAACTGGCATCAACTCTGCCTTTGTGTTTATTAACTTTGTGCCATCGGCTGCATCCTCACCCACTGCTCGTGCCAAATCTGGCCAATCTAAACGGCGTGCTACTTGGTCTAGCCGACCTCAAAGCGATCGTGACGAATTAGAACTATTAGTGGCGACTGCCGATGGTAAGTATGTGCGTCGTCGGTTGCAGGGGGTGACCCGGAAACAGGTAATAGCAACTGCCGATCGTCTCCGGGTTGCCATTACAGAACCCGGCAGCGATGAGTATCGTAAACCTGCTCAGGCTCTCTATCAATGGCTTATTGCCCCCCTAGAACCCACCCTGAAGGCAAAGGACATCCGTCACCTGAGTTTATTGCTCGCTCCTGGATTGCGCTCCGTGCCCCTAGCCGTTCTCCACGATGGCAAGCAGTTCATGATTGAGAAGTACAGCGTTGGTCTCATGCCTAGCTTAGCCATGACCGACACCACTTACGAAGACCTCCGAGATGCTCAAGTGCTGGCAATGGGAGCCTCTAGGTTTGTGGAACAAAACCCCCTGCCTGCTGTGCCAGAAGAACTGCGCCTGATTGCCGATGACCTCTGGCCGGGCGAAGCTTATCTGAATGAGGCGTTTACCTTAGTCAATCTTAAGAGCCGCCACCGTCAGGGCAACTTCCGCATCATTCACTTGGCAACCCATGGAGACTTTAAAGCTGGTGATCTCAGCCAGTCCTACATTCAGTTTTGGGATACCCGCTTGCGCCTTAACCAAATCCGCGAGTTGAGCCTAAATAATCCCAAGGTTGATCTGCTGGTATTGAGCGCCTGTCGCACAGCGTTGGGCAACGAACAGGCAGAGCTTGGGTTTGCTGGCTTGGCATTTCAGGCAGGGGTACGATCGGTCTTGGGTAGCCTGTGGTATGTCAGTGATGAGGGCACGCTGGCACTTATGAAGGAGTTTTATAGTCAATTGCAGGTTGTCCCTATTAAAGCTGAGGCATTACGGCAGGCCCAACTGGCATTGATTCAAGGTAAAGTAGTCATTCAAGATGGACAGCTTCGCTCACGCAGTCGTGTTATTCCCCTACCCCCTGAATTAGTGCGCAATGAAGCTGTGAACCTCAAGCACCCTTATTACTGGGCAGCGTTCACCCTAGTGGGAAATCCCTGGTAGTATCCACTAGTAACCAACACGAGTGACCAAATAGTTACGCTGGTCTGCAATCCGGTAAAATCGTGATCATTGCAATAGATTAAGCGATATGCAAACTATCGGTAATATTCTGGACAACCATGTGCTCTGGGTTGCGATCGCAGCCTGTCTGATTGCTCAAGTTCTCAAAGCAGTTGTTGATATTGTTAAGCAAGGTAAAATTACATTCCGGCTATTAGTAGGAACTGGCGGTATGCCCAGCGCCCATTCTGCGCTTGTGACGGCATTAGCTACAGGTGTTGGACAGACTGTAGGTTGGGCCAGTCCAGAATTTGCGATCGCTACTGTGGTAGCAGTGATTGTGATGTATGATGCCGCTGGTATTCGCCAAGCCGCTGGAAAGCAGGCACAAGTCCTAAACCAAATCATGGATGAGGTCTTTCAAGAACAGCATGAGCTTCGCCCTGATCGCCTGAAGGAATTGTTAGGCCATACACCGGTACAAGTGCTGGTGGGATCAGGCTTAGGAGCAGCCATTTCCTGGTTAGCAGCACCTGCTTACTAGTCAGTGGATGACAAGCGGATCCCATTGCCTATGACTAGCATGGTTAAGGTAATCACCTGTTGGGTTACATCGCTCTCTTAGGGGCTATCTGTAAGAGACTATCTGTAATCTGTTAGGATGACTAGGTTTCGGCATTTCTTACCTGCCATGCTAGGTCTAGAAGCTTTTTCCACCGCTTTTGCACTTGCTTGGGTGTGCATTTGAGGGCTTTGGCAATCTCTTGATCCGTGAGGGTGTTGGCAGTGTCGTCTTGGTTTTGCGCCTGCTTCAGCTCTAGCAAATGTTGCTGATCAGGTGATAATTGTTGAACAAATGACTCCCATTGCAGG
Above is a genomic segment from Cyanobacteriota bacterium containing:
- a CDS encoding CHAT domain-containing protein; amino-acid sequence: STIAADALQAGNGGKIIVWADNTTRFLGGITARGAGQVLGDRFEVLGFNPALSPLTPNISNGGFVEVSGKQTLLFRGQVDTSAPLGRHGTLLLDPDEITIAPGALGTLTELSSNNFWGAGFSEPLENPGSQTIGTNDLRSLLLLNDVTLEASGNITWVTGAILDYNGINANRTLNLVAGNSITISGTITDTVVGGESLNLVLNADRDIDGIGTISLSGANIITSGGNIVLGGGIDPLLNPAIGVGSRGISITTSNLDAGGGNISLRGQSNNFIGVLVQNSTLRTGASGTIAVTGTTIAGGDGINTSSGLITTGAGDITLLGTAPSGGTGINLGAANTTTGNITANGIGQGGWGIVVNGPVLSTSGNISLRGTNSGSFEGIRVNQPITTTTGTIDLNGTSSGSGVWVVDAGRITSSGGQISVTGSNTSIGGRHGVIIDATSSGVNSNGGSIFLSGTSVASSTDIALNQTVSAGSGNIVLTGDRLAISRPLTGFGLGIQPRTSSLDVEIGSNSTFLSSASIAAINTSKVRIGGLVPFGTVTLRTDANFSAITEIDNVDTLVGPNRFTQWTLTGLGSGEISGFPARLSFTNVGNIVGGSLGDRFGFQDGASVPGTINGGAGFDILDYTNYNAPFSVNLALGLATGTISIISIEDFIPKGSSPTVPGGNSSGGSSSNPPPNPPDGIPDFVDDFQADELDDIEGLDSLLDDLFADISLDVDLANIQDLPATDLDLLEIDSDFAADFADYLSASASDFATDVDAAATLRRVNQETGINSAFVFINFVPSAASSPTARAKSGQSKRRATWSSRPQSDRDELELLVATADGKYVRRRLQGVTRKQVIATADRLRVAITEPGSDEYRKPAQALYQWLIAPLEPTLKAKDIRHLSLLLAPGLRSVPLAVLHDGKQFMIEKYSVGLMPSLAMTDTTYEDLRDAQVLAMGASRFVEQNPLPAVPEELRLIADDLWPGEAYLNEAFTLVNLKSRHRQGNFRIIHLATHGDFKAGDLSQSYIQFWDTRLRLNQIRELSLNNPKVDLLVLSACRTALGNEQAELGFAGLAFQAGVRSVLGSLWYVSDEGTLALMKEFYSQLQVVPIKAEALRQAQLALIQGKVVIQDGQLRSRSRVIPLPPELVRNEAVNLKHPYYWAAFTLVGNPW
- a CDS encoding divergent PAP2 family protein; its protein translation is MQTIGNILDNHVLWVAIAACLIAQVLKAVVDIVKQGKITFRLLVGTGGMPSAHSALVTALATGVGQTVGWASPEFAIATVVAVIVMYDAAGIRQAAGKQAQVLNQIMDEVFQEQHELRPDRLKELLGHTPVQVLVGSGLGAAISWLAAPAY